Genomic DNA from Flavobacteriales bacterium:
GATGACGAAGTTCCGGTGCTTTATGTGTTTGACACGCCAAATCAGGAAGCGTGTCAGCCAGGATCTTTTTTTGTTCGGTGTTCCCTCAGCCATCTGTGCACGTTGTTTTCTGTCGATAGGACCGAAAAACGCCACAAAGCTACGACTTTTAAGGGTTGAAAGTTCAAAGTTTAAGGTTTAAAATTGGGTTGCAACCTTAAACCTTAAACTTTGAACAGTAAACTATTCCCCGCCCTCGGCAAGGTGCTTCTTCAACGCTTCAAGCAATTCCGGGTAACTCATCTTTTCACCACCGTCTCCACCAATGGTGAATCTCACAGACTTCGCACCTTTCTTGCCATTCTCATCTATTTCCACGATATCCAGTTTTCCTGCATATTCATCCCTTTCGCCACCCTTTTTTGGGTATTTGAAAAAGGTGAACTGCAGCAGGCAACGTACATCTTCCTTGGCAAATTTTCCTGCGATACCACCAGCACCCTTCGCTGCGCGCAGGTATGTGAAGGTATGCGGAAGGCCCATGGCTTTCACATCTTCTTCTACAAATACTTTGGCCTGCTTCCAACATTCGCTTTCAATGTCCACTGAGTTGGAAGCGGGTTCGTCGAACTGAAGTCCAACGGAAGTATGGTGTTCTCCTGATAGAAGTTCTTTGGGGAAGTCCTGTGCCTGTATGGTCATGCTGCCGGCAAGCAGGGCGGTGGTGAGGATGAATGTTTTCATGCGTGTCTTTTTAGTGAGAATTTGAAGATAAATAATTTGTAGGAAAGCAAAGAGTGTGCTGGATGAATGTGCGAAGCAAAAAAAGGTTATATGGAGTTCACCAGCGTTTAAATATATTTGGAATCCTCTTGAGTAGCATTGGTAAAGACGGTATTTTTGAAGTGTTCATTAAGTTCAATAGAGATGAAGATATATGAAACCATAAATAAATTGCGAGCCGAGCTTGATTCGTTGTTGCCGATGAGGGAGGGGGATAAGGAAAGACTTTGGAAGAAGATTAAGCTAGATCTGACCTTTCATTCAAATCATATTGAAGGCAACACCCTGACATATGGCGAGACCAGTATTCTAATAACGCACGGTAAGGCCACGGGAGATCACGAGATGCGTGATTTTGAGGAGGTGAAAGCGCACGTTGTTGCACTGAATAGCATAAGGGAGTTGGCAGATAATCCTGAGCAACCATTTACGGAGAGTACCATACGGGAGTTGAATAAAATTATTCTGGTGGAACCATTTTGGAAGGAAGCGATCACAGCAGATGGTCAGCCTACCCGTAAACTTATCTCTGTTGGGAAATATAAATCTTCTCCAAACTCGGTTAGATTGGCAAATGGAGAAATATTTCAGTACGCCTCTCCGGAGGAAACTCCTGCTTTGATGGAAGAACTTATGAGTTTTTACAAGAAGCATATTGATGACAATGAGGTTCATCCACTCCAATTGGCAGCTTTATTTCATCATAGATTTGTACAGATCCACCCTTTTGATGATGGAAATGGCAGGATTGCAAGATTGGCTATGAATTACATTCTGCTGAAGAAAGGTTACCCGGTGGTAATTATTCCTTCTCCTGACAAAAAGAATTATTTATTGGCTTTGAGTAAAGCTGATGCCGGTGATGCTGATGCATTTGTAGAATACATAGGCAAACATCTTATTCGATCCCTTGAGCTGAGCATAAAGGCAGCAAAAGGAGAAAGGATTGAAGAGTTAAGTGATTTAGACAAGGAGATTGAAATATGGAAAAGGGAAAAAGTAAATGCTAAGGATAAGTTGCTGACAAGGACCAATGTAAACATCTTCAACGCATATGATAATTCATTAAGTCCTCTGATTGATTTGGTTATTGAAGAACTTAAAAACCGTTTTGGAGATTTATTCTTGAAATTTTATACTTCATTTTTGGTAAATGGTAGGCAGTTGCCGGGTAGCGAAAATTTACGTGAGACCCTATTGATGAAAGTACAAAGAGATGTTGGGAGGAGTGCAGCTAATGCTAATAATGTGAATGAAGAAGCAGCGTGGTGTCAAACCATTGATATTTCGTTACGTTTTGATGGTTATAAGAGCGCAAAGGCAAATGCCTTCAATATGGGTATTGAGCTTAATGTTTACTTTGACCAATACAAGTACAG
This window encodes:
- a CDS encoding Fic family protein, whose product is MKIYETINKLRAELDSLLPMREGDKERLWKKIKLDLTFHSNHIEGNTLTYGETSILITHGKATGDHEMRDFEEVKAHVVALNSIRELADNPEQPFTESTIRELNKIILVEPFWKEAITADGQPTRKLISVGKYKSSPNSVRLANGEIFQYASPEETPALMEELMSFYKKHIDDNEVHPLQLAALFHHRFVQIHPFDDGNGRIARLAMNYILLKKGYPVVIIPSPDKKNYLLALSKADAGDADAFVEYIGKHLIRSLELSIKAAKGERIEELSDLDKEIEIWKREKVNAKDKLLTRTNVNIFNAYDNSLSPLIDLVIEELKNRFGDLFLKFYTSFLVNGRQLPGSENLRETLLMKVQRDVGRSAANANNVNEEAAWCQTIDISLRFDGYKSAKANAFNMGIELNVYFDQYKYSVGINRKHIVISKAYGEKISPEEMHEFLNIAKRTTFEDIKSNVESSN